Proteins from one Syngnathus scovelli strain Florida chromosome 17, RoL_Ssco_1.2, whole genome shotgun sequence genomic window:
- the tmem70 gene encoding transmembrane protein 70, mitochondrial codes for MLYSLNRMLRPRVCFITDSISTTCISATRREALWRVSNFGRPRINHLHAVRRSSLNLKYKTQSHTPASFLTTGTKSDDGNLIYTGSLRAAVLGVKLFSYTTSGASLCLMPQIFLKTGLGVQGLALQVAFCGIIGFFTFLTPVLLHFITKGYVIRLYHNPDRDTYTAVTYGVFLTEQRTVFHQEQVTIPAVSKMFTTFYANNAGLLVNPDLFLLPQDYNHLMGYDKPFTLKPDCMERP; via the exons ATGCTTTATTCTCTTAATAGAATGTTAAGGCCGCGAGTTTGTTTCATTACTGATTCGATCAGTACGACATGCATTTCTGCCACTCGACGTGAAGCCCTGTGGCGTGTGTCTAATTTCGGCCGACCGAGGATAAACCATCTCCATGCCGTCAGAAGGTCATCGCTTAATCTGAAATATAAG ACACAGTCTCACACTCCAGCGTCTTTTCTAACTACTGGGACCAAATCAGATGATGGGAATCTGATTTACACAGGCAGTTTGAGAGCTGCAGTTCTTG GGGTGAAATTATTCTCTTACACCACAAGTGGAGCCAGTCTCTGTCTCATGCCCCAGATCTTCTTGAAAACTGGACTAGGAGTCCAGGGTCTTGCCCTGCAAGTGGCTTTCTGCGGTATTATCGGCTTCTTTACCTTCCTCACCCCTGTGCTCCTCCACTTCATTACCAAGGGTTACGTAATCCGTTTGTACCACAACCCAGACCGGGATACTTATACTGCGGTAACCTACGGTGTTTTCCTCACGGAGCAAAGGACAGTTTTTCACCAGGAGCAGGTCACTATACCAGCTGTCAGCAAGATGTTCACCACCTTCTATGCCAACAACGCAGGGCTGCTAGTGAACCCTGACTTGTTTCTTCTCCCTCAGGATTACAACCACCTTATGGGCTATGACAAGCCTTTTACCTTAAAACCAGATTGTATGGAAAGACCGTGA